A genome region from Rattus norvegicus strain BN/NHsdMcwi chromosome 17, GRCr8, whole genome shotgun sequence includes the following:
- the Nhlrc1 gene encoding E3 ubiquitin-protein ligase NHLRC1, with the protein MGEEAAGVRPELVREAEVSLLECKVCFERFGHRQQRRPRNLPCGHVVCLACVAALAHPRTLALECPFCRRACRACDTSDCLPVLHLLELLGSTLHASPAALSAASCAPGALTCYHAFGGWGTLVNPTGLALCPKTGRVVVVHDGKRRVKIFDSGGGGAHQFGEKGDAAHDVKYPLDVAVTNDCHVVVTDAGDCSLKVFDFFGQIKLVVGKQFSLPWGVEITPHNGVLVTDAEAGTLHLLEADFPEGVLRRIERLQAHLCNPRGVAVSWLTGAIAVLEHPCALGTSSGNNTRVKVFNSSMQLIGQVDSFGLNLLFPSKITASAVTFDHQGNVIVADTSGPAIVCLGKPEEFPALKPMVTHGLSRPVALVFTKENSLLVLDSASHSIKVFKVMEGNGG; encoded by the coding sequence ATGGGGGAGGAGGCAGCGGGGGTGCGGCCCGAGCTGGTGCGCGAGGCGGAGGTCAGCCTGCTGGAGTGCAAGGTGTGCTTCGAGAGGTTCGGCCACCGGCAGCAGCGGCGCCCGCGCAACCTGCCCTGCGGCCACGTGGTCTGCTTGGCCTGCGTCGCCGCCCTCGCGCACCCGCGGACGCTGGCCCTCGAGTGTCCCTTCTGCCGGCGGGCCTGCCGAGCTTGTGACACCAGCGATTGCCTGCCGGTGCTGCACCTTCTGGAGCTCCTGGGCTCCACCCTCCACGCGTCCCCGGCTGCCCTCAGCGCCGCCTCCTGTGCGCCCGGGGCTCTCACCTGCTACCATGCCTTTGGCGGGTGGGGGACCCTAGTGAACCCCACGGGGCTTGCACTGTGCCCCAAGACCGGACGGGTAGTAGTCGTGCACGACGGTAAGAGACGGGTCAAGATCTTCGATTCCGGAGGAGGAGGTGCACACCAGTTTGGAGAGAAGGGGGACGCAGCGCATGACGTGAAGTACCCACTGGATGTCGCGGTCACCAACGACTGCCATGTGGTTGTCACCGACGCCGGCGACTGCTCCCTCAAAGTGTTTGATTTCTTTGGCCAGATCAAGCTGGTTGTGGGAAAGCAGTTTTCCCTGCCTTGGGGTGTAGAGATAACCCCTCACAACGGGGTCCTGGTGACTGACGCAGAGGCAGGGACTTTGCACCTGCTGGAAGCGGATTTCCCTGAAGGGGTCCTTCGGAGAATTGAGAGGTTGCAAGCTCACCTGTGTAATCCCCGTGGGGTGGCAGTGTCATGGCTCACCGGGGCCATCGCGGTCCTAGAGCATCCTTGTGCCTTGGGGACGTCAAGCGGTAACAACACAAGGGTGAAGGTGTTCAACTCCAGTATGCAGCTGATTGGCCAGGTGGACAGCTTCGGACTGaacctcctcttcccctccaaaATAACCGCCTCAGCTGTGACCTTCGATCACCAAGGAAACGTGATTGTTGCTGATACCTCTGGGCCAGCCATCGTATGCTTGGGGAAACCTGAGGAATTTCCAGCCCTGAAGCCTATGGTTACTCATGGCCTTTCCCGTCCTGTGGCACTGGTCTTCACCAAGGAGAATTCTCTTCTTGTGCTGGATTCTGCATCCCATTCTATAAAAGTCTTTAAAGTGATGGAGGGTAATGGAGGGTGA